The DNA region TCGTGGATGCGCTCAACACCGGTCTGCGGCGTTCGTGGTGCCCCTATGTAGCCAGGATGGATGCGGACGATGTCAGCCTGCCGGATCGGCTCGCGCTCCAACTCGATCTGCTGTGCTCCGATCCCGACCTCGGCATCGTGGGATGCAAAGTGGAGAGACTCGGGCATAACGATGCGCCGGGCATGGACCGGTACGTGCAATGGCTCAACTCGTTGATAGACCCCGGAGAGATACGGGCCAAGAGGTACGTGGAGAGTCCCATCGCCCACCCGACCGCGCTCGGAAGGCGTGAGGCCTTTGCACCCCTCTACCGCGACATGGGCTGGCCGGAAGACTACGACCTGTGGCTGCGCGTGCTGCGCGCCGGTTACGAGATGATCAAGGTGCCCGAAGTGCTGCTGCACTGGCGGGACGAGCCGAGCCGTCTCAGCCGAACCGATCCCCGCTATTCGCCCGAGCGCTTCCGCGATTGCAAACTGGAACACATGGTCCCGGACCTCCGGCTGCAGGACCGGCCCATCTATCTGTGGGGGCTCGGGCGTTCGGGCAAGCCGTGGCTGAGTCTACTGGTAGAACGGAAGATGGCTCCGACCCTGGCCGCCGATCTGCACCCGAGGCGCATCGGCACGGAAGTGCACGGCGTTCCCGTGGTGCATCCCGAGGAGTTCGTACGCCGTATCCGGCCAGCCGGTGGGGGCATCATCCTGGTCGCGGTGGCCGAGCCGGATGCGGCGCAGGAGGTCGAGATCCTGCTGCGGGATAGCGAGTACGTCGAGTGCCGCGACTACATCCACATCGCGTAGATCCGCTGCGAGTCTCAACCTCCCCCTCCCCTTCCGAGATGTTCGGACATCTTATTCCGTCGGAAGCTCCGAGCGCATGCGGGTGATCAGATCGTCCAATGACATCGGCCCGAGATCGCCTTGCCCTCGGGCTCGCACGGAGACCGCGCCCGAAGCCACCTCCTTGTCACCACACACCAGCGTGTAAGGGTTCTTCTGCTTCTCCGAGTCGCGTATCTTGTGTCCGACAGTCTCGCGGCGGTCATCCAACGTCACTCGAAAGCCCTCGGCGGCCAGGCGATCACGCACCGAAGCGCCGTATTCGGTGTGGCGGTCCGCGATAGGCACCACCACTGCCTGCACGGGAGCCAGCCACAGCGGGAACGCACCGGCGTACAGCTCGATCAGATACGCCATCATGCGTTCGAAAGAACCGATCGGCGCACGGTGGAAGACGACGGGCCTGTGCTCCTTGCCATCCTCACCGATGTAGTGCATGTCGAAGGTTTCCGGCGCTAACAGGTCTAGCTGGATGGTAGACGCGGTCTCTTCACGACCCAAAGCGTCCTGAAGCTCCACGTCAATCTTCGGTCCATAGAATGCAGCCTCACCTGTCACTGCCATGTAGTCGCGGCCCATCTCGTCCATGGCACGTCTCAGTTCGGATTCCGCCATTTCCCACTTCTCGAGATCGCCGTGATACTTCTCTTTGTCGTTCAGGTCCGGCAGCGAGAGACGATACCAGTACATGTCGTCGGGAATCTGAAGGCGGCGATACACCTCTTCCAGCATCAGTACGTGGTGCTTCACCTCGTCCCCGATTTGGTCTGGCCGAACGAAGCAGTGCGCATCGTTGATCGTGAAGCAGCGCACGCGCATCATGCCGGACAGCACGCCGGACCGTTCATAGCGATACACGGTGCCTGGTTCGCCGATGCGCAGGGGCAACTCGCGATACGACCTCACCTCGGACTTGTAGATCATGTAGTGGTGCGGGCAGTTCATAGGACGCAGCACGAACTCCTCGCCGTCCAGGTCCATGAGGGGATACATGCTCTGCTTGTAATGTGCGAGATGACCCGACTGCCGGTAGAGGGAGGCTTTGGCGAGCGCGGGTGTCAGTACATGCCAATATCCGTGGCGCTCTTCGACGCCATAGATATACTCTTCGAGGAGCTTGCGGATCACCGCGCCTTTCGGTAGCAGCATCGGAAGGCCACTACCGACCTCGGGCGAGACCATGAATATGCCGAGTTCTTTGCCTAGTCGCTTATGGTCCCGTAGCTTGGCATCTTCCACGCGCTTCAGATATGCATCCAGTTCTTCCTGGGTGAACCATGCGGTGCCATAAATGCGTGTCAGCATCTTATTGCGCTCGCTGCCCTTCCAGTAGGCACCGGCGATGCTCAGCAGTTTGAAGTGCTGGATGGCATTGGTATTCTCGACGTGAGGACCGCGGCAGAGGTCTACGAAGTCACCCTGCTTGTAGAAGCTGATCGTGTCGCCTTCCGGGATGTCGGCGAGCAGCTCCAGCTTGTAGGGGTCGTCCGGGTGGTGTTCCTCGATGTACTTGCGTGCCTCATTGCGCGGCAGCTCGAAGCGCTCGATGGGCTGCGTGGCATCCGCCAATTCATGCATCCGCTGCTCGATCTTGGGGAGGTCATCCTCCGTGAGCGGACGCGGGAGGTCGAAATCGTAGTAGAACCCGTTTTCGATGGGCGGGCCGATACCGAGCTTGGTGCCCGGAAAGAGTTGGGTGACGGCCTGGGCCATGAGGTGGGCGGCGGAGTGCCGGAGCCTGAAGACGGGCTGTTCGGAGTACGGCTGCTTGAGCATGAGGACCTCCCATACCAAGGGACTTAGGATTGGCGGCGATTATACCGGCCCGGTCCCACAGCAAGTATCGGCAGGCTGAAGCGCTTGGGCCCTCCCCCGGCAGGCCCGAAGCCATTCGGGACACAGAGCGGAAGCTACTGGGGGGTTTTCGTCTCTTCCGGCTCCTCGTCCACGGTCTCCCGTACGACCCTCTGGGACTCGCGAATGCCCTTCTGCAATTCGCCGACGGCCTGCCCGACCGAGCGAGCCAGCTCGGGAATGCGCTTGGCGCCAAAGAGTACGAGGATGAGGATGCCACCGACGACGAGTTCGGGCGTTCCGATCATGATAGAGCCTCCGGCCGCCACAGCCGGTCGAGCCAGTGTGCGCGGACACACCCATTATACGTCTTTCGCGCCTCTTTTGCGTTGCCTGCAGGTTCCGCTCTTGTCATCGTGAGGTGTGGATGGGCCGAAATCGCACTTTTCCGTCGGCAGAAGCAGCGTTATTGCCGGGGCCAGCCTTCGTACGGTGGCGACCTTCCGGTGGCAGGGTGGT from Fimbriimonadia bacterium includes:
- a CDS encoding twin-arginine translocase TatA/TatE family subunit — encoded protein: MIGTPELVVGGILILVLFGAKRIPELARSVGQAVGELQKGIRESQRVVRETVDEEPEETKTPQ
- a CDS encoding glycosyltransferase, coding for MSVILPVRNGAATLKDAVESILAQSFADFELLIVDDGSTDGSRDIASDFMRQDDRVAAISNDGSGLVDALNTGLRRSWCPYVARMDADDVSLPDRLALQLDLLCSDPDLGIVGCKVERLGHNDAPGMDRYVQWLNSLIDPGEIRAKRYVESPIAHPTALGRREAFAPLYRDMGWPEDYDLWLRVLRAGYEMIKVPEVLLHWRDEPSRLSRTDPRYSPERFRDCKLEHMVPDLRLQDRPIYLWGLGRSGKPWLSLLVERKMAPTLAADLHPRRIGTEVHGVPVVHPEEFVRRIRPAGGGIILVAVAEPDAAQEVEILLRDSEYVECRDYIHIA
- the thrS gene encoding threonine--tRNA ligase, whose protein sequence is MLKQPYSEQPVFRLRHSAAHLMAQAVTQLFPGTKLGIGPPIENGFYYDFDLPRPLTEDDLPKIEQRMHELADATQPIERFELPRNEARKYIEEHHPDDPYKLELLADIPEGDTISFYKQGDFVDLCRGPHVENTNAIQHFKLLSIAGAYWKGSERNKMLTRIYGTAWFTQEELDAYLKRVEDAKLRDHKRLGKELGIFMVSPEVGSGLPMLLPKGAVIRKLLEEYIYGVEERHGYWHVLTPALAKASLYRQSGHLAHYKQSMYPLMDLDGEEFVLRPMNCPHHYMIYKSEVRSYRELPLRIGEPGTVYRYERSGVLSGMMRVRCFTINDAHCFVRPDQIGDEVKHHVLMLEEVYRRLQIPDDMYWYRLSLPDLNDKEKYHGDLEKWEMAESELRRAMDEMGRDYMAVTGEAAFYGPKIDVELQDALGREETASTIQLDLLAPETFDMHYIGEDGKEHRPVVFHRAPIGSFERMMAYLIELYAGAFPLWLAPVQAVVVPIADRHTEYGASVRDRLAAEGFRVTLDDRRETVGHKIRDSEKQKNPYTLVCGDKEVASGAVSVRARGQGDLGPMSLDDLITRMRSELPTE